From the Ralstonia wenshanensis genome, the window TTCATCGGGCGATTGTTCGCGCTGGGCCAGCTCGGCCTGCATGCGCAGCCCGGCCAGCGGCGTCTTCATCTGATGCGCGGCATCCGCAATGAAGCGCTTCTGCGTATGCACCGATTGCTCCAGCCGCCCCAGCAGATCATTGAACGACGCCACCAGCGGCGTCAGTTCCTGGGGCGCGGCGCCTTCATCGATGGGGCTGGTGTCGCCCGGGTTGCGCGCGCGAATGCGTTCCTGAATCGCATTGAGCGGCGCCAGCCCGCGCGTGAGGCCGAACCACACCAGTATCACCGCCAACGGCAGGATCACGAACTGCGGCAGGATCACGCCCTTGATGATTTCGTTGGCGAGTTGCGCGCGCTTGTCGAGCGTCTCCGCCACCTGCACCAGCGCGGGCTTGCCGTCGGAGCCCGGCCGCTGCACGAAGGTATACGCAACACGAATCTCCGCGCCGTGGATGTGGTCGTCGCGCAGTTGCACGAGGCCACCGGCGTTGGCGTCTTCTTCGGGCGGCAGCGGCAGGTCGCGGTCACCCGAGACAAACTCACCGTTGGTGCCGAGCACCTGGTAGTAGATGTTGTCGGTTTCGTCCGCACGCAAAATCTCACGCGCCGAGATCGGCAGTTGCAGCGTCACGCGCCCATTCACCTCGCGCAACTGCTGGCTGAGCACGATCGCGCTCGATTCCAGCGCGCGGTCATATGGCGCATTCGCAATCGACTTGGCCACCAGGTACGTCACCGCAATGCTCATCGGCCACAGCAACAGCAGCGGCGCGAGCATCCAGTCGAGAATTTCGCCGAAGAGGGATCGGGCGACGGGCCGCGTGGCGTCGTCTTCGAGGTGGGGGAGGGTGT encodes:
- a CDS encoding sensor histidine kinase, whose amino-acid sequence is MGDRLAWPWRRHRASLRERGDAAPGPNGRDEDSDLADTLPHLEDDATRPVARSLFGEILDWMLAPLLLLWPMSIAVTYLVAKSIANAPYDRALESSAIVLSQQLREVNGRVTLQLPISAREILRADETDNIYYQVLGTNGEFVSGDRDLPLPPEEDANAGGLVQLRDDHIHGAEIRVAYTFVQRPGSDGKPALVQVAETLDKRAQLANEIIKGVILPQFVILPLAVILVWFGLTRGLAPLNAIQERIRARNPGDTSPIDEGAAPQELTPLVASFNDLLGRLEQSVHTQKRFIADAAHQMKTPLAGLRMQAELAQREQSPDELRRTLAHIADSSDRTAHLVKQLLSLARMENMGATDGLVPLDICALSRQVVADWLPKAWAKQIDLGFEEPGPPVMISGNATMLAEMLNNLLDNAIRYTPDGGHVTVRVTTAPFEPFVFIDVDDTGPGIPVAERERVMQRFYRILGTQAEGSGLGLAIVREIVQQHGGDIEVLDNVYQASPRLAGARFRITLHLCSRGEETNA